The nucleotide window ATGCTGTAGCTGACCTCTTACGAGTGTCTAGTTGTGAATGTTGTGCGTCATAGCATTGTGGGGGAGAACGTGTAAACCGCTGgacacatcacactgtgagtcaagCTTTCTCCGCGGCCCCGGGTAATGCGCGCTCCCTGCTGCTAGTGTAGAGGATGCGACGTGAAACGGAAAGACCATGGGGGATGGTGAAAACACTTATCAACATAAAAGTAAGACACCTACTTGAAACCTCAAAAGATTGTAATTTGCGTTGCTATTGATAGAGGCTTTCGTAAGGATAGTTGAAAAAAATAGATAGAAAAAAATAATTCCGCCCAGAATGAACTCTTTTTTAACACACCGACTGCTCAGGCGCAGTTTAACTGCTGAATGAATACTTGAGGGTGTATTTACTATATTGGAGCAAATTACTCAGAGGTTTTAATTACACATCCGTTTATAGGAAAAGGACTCTTTTATATTCTGTTGTTTACAAACAAACAAGTTCCTCTTCAAGGACAGTACAACTACAGcacaaaagtatttggacacttttaCCGAATATATTCGCGTTACATGATCAATGAAAGCATAACCACAATTTTCatgcaaaacaaaaataagtTCACATTTCCAAATAATTAAACAATAGATTTGATGTTCAATATTAAGACAGGTGTTTGTTAATTTGATGAACTACCTGTGGTTACTCTGTTAGGACACCCGTGCATCCCTTAAAAATCCCATGTGCAGAAGTTGGTTCAAAGTATTTACCCACCGTTTTCAATTAAAAATGAGTTTATCATGAAGTAAAGTAAGCTCTAAAATCATTTATTTGCAGATATTGTGTTATAGCTTTACCATTTCTAAATACATGGGCGCACCAGACAGTTTTTTacttaatttgtaattattttattttatttttcacattttgactTGTTCCTGCATAACATTTAACCATTTTAGGCACAAACTACaataaaatagaattattttCATAGGCTACAAAAATGATCATTTGTTATATCCACTCCAATGACTTTGTGTTTTGAGTGGTAAAACGCCCTAAACTTCATTAATTAAATAAGGTTTTTATTAATTGAAAAATGCATAGGTTTATATATAATACATCTCTGGGACTGATTTGTTTATACAAATCATTatgccaaacaaacaaaaagttccCTTGCCATAACTCTTGCTTGCCCCGCCTTTGTTTCGCATGACAACGTTTCCTCCAGACAGAACACTCTCATCTCCTCACTTCAAAAAGGAGAGTTGAATACCTTCTAGACACAGAGCCTGTTACCCAAATTGCTTAACATGTAGCTAGGCGATCCCACCCATCCTCGTTCTGACGGTTCACTAAATGTTGCTTGCTGATGGGGGGGTCTTCTGCACACAGGAATGGGTCGTTTGTCAAGCGGTTCATTTGATCTAAGAATGTGTGGCTGGTTTTATATAAACGTTGGCGGGACAGTCACTGATCaaacaggcagttttttttttttttttttttttacctatttgGATACTCAAATCGAAAAGGCGTGTAATGCTTTATAGCTACTGCTGAATTACCATGACAAAACCCTCAAACGGTCTTTAGGTTATATTTAGACCCACACACAATGCTTGTCATAATTTAGTCTGCAGTTGACCCATAATGAAAGCTTTATATAAATGAAAGTCATTGTATTACATCTTACATGCTTTTGGAAGACCATAATACCTTTGATATAGAACTAGCTGCATCTAACACATGGTAAACATGTTATCTAGTCTAGTCTCTAACAGCTGGATCAACTTTCTGAATACAAGCAGCGGAATGAAGTGAATTTAATAATAACAGGGCGCTCAGCCGCTCTCCATGGTGCTGCAGTCGCGCTCAACCGCCTCAGTTCCGCCTCTCAAATGTGTATGGAAATTAGACGATTTGTTCAgtcaaatgctttaaaaagtttGGTGTTAAATCAAAGAGATCGTTTTAAGatatatttgttaaataaaagtagcGTAAATGTGTCATGACATGCGTGAGAAACTCACTTGTTTGTAATATATGAGATAGAATTAGTCGCAGTACTTGAGAATTTGAAAAATCACGGTTCTTTTGGTGATACTGTGAGGTAGTaagtggaagtaagcctatgagtgagacttccggttcattgtccgctatagggaaataacgagaagaataacagctTGCAGTAAACAAACCACTGTGATAATATTTAgggtaatacattaaaataatggcaagacacaccaatttgcaatatcatagCTAAAAAAAATAGCTGTTGGCAGATAAGACCGGAAGCCACTCCCGCGCCCACTCTTACGGTTAGAAAAAGGTAGATAGTGTGTTGGATTTACTGAGCCTGAGCTAGTGTTTAAATGGCCCGTGACTCCTCTAATATCTCTTCACAAGTTAATCACCTTTACGGTTTATCGCTTTTAATTGCTGCACACCTCAAAAACTCATTGATAGGCCTGTCAAACACATGTGACAACCCGCCCTTCAAATTCTAGAGGACATTTTGCGAGGACAACACTATCAAACCTCTGATAAGGTTCTGTGATTTTACAGCAACTGGATAGAAGTCAGTGCTTCCCTCTATAGGACACTTTTGGAAATACAGTGAGAGAAGAATTTCTAAATGCTAAGTGAGACGATGCTGAGATGATGGAGTCAGTGCATTAACCTTTCAAACATCGTGTTAGTGTGGCTAATTCAAACAGGATTTATATTCCCCAGACAACAGGACCTGCTATAAAGTTTACAAATCTCTTTATTGAATAAAGACAGAAAAGTTTACTGTGTGCTTGTGGAATTTATTTTCACTGCTTCTATAAAGCCTGTGATTATAAATCAATCATTACTTTGCTCAGAGCAGTTTCTAAGTCTTGTATGTAACCTATTATAATAGTATTTGTAGTAATATCCCACAAAACATTTTGAACATTAAAGATTAACACTcttaattttgtgtcattttatcGGATAAGCTATCAGCATTAATAAATGTATCGCTTAAAAAAGCAGTCAAGCTGGAAGCAATATGGTGTGATGTTAGTGCAGAGGTCAGCAACTCCACAAGGTCCACAAAGATGGCCAGTAGGAGGCCTGTCTGTACGAACAAAGACCCCTCAGGCTCCGCTGGGTCAATACTTGAGGAATTCCTGACGATACCAATTAGATGGGCACGAGGAGCAGCCCTTTGAGGCCCTCGGGCCGGAGAAGAATGAGACTGAATCGCAGTGATTTTAATTGGAGCGGTTTTCACTAGTGCGCGGCTTAAAGTAATTTCTAAAAAGCACTCGTTGGGTAATTTAATTATCAAaagatttaaaaacatttgaattattttggaatatttgtttatttatttacaaattatatacGTGAGGTGTAATCTCAAGATGACCCTACGGCCTGATCTTATGGCCTTATGGTTTTTTTGGCAGCAGGGTTAATGAGCGCTTATATGCCCTCGACATGGCGGCAGACGCATCATTGTTGAAGGCAGGTCATCAGAAGTCGCTCGATCGGGACGCTGAACCTTAACCCCTGGGTCTCTGTTTACTTGTTATATGCCACTGAACTAATAGGGGCGTCGTGTGCCTGAATAGGTAGTTAGATCTAGGACCAAAGAGCATGAAAAACTTTGCACGCAGGTTCAACGATTTTTTGTAATTTCATTAGCTTCTGCAACCCATTTTTGTATCTTAAGGTCTTCTGGCCCtcagatttatatttaaataagcaaaccttttttttctttgtagAAAGTTCTTGAGCTGGCTGTAGAGTTGGTGTTTCAGTTGGTCATTTGGATCAGTGATGCATAAATAGAAACttaaatttctttttatttatttttttcaaaaaaagtttgtttatacAACACTTTTGGATCCAAATGcagcttttatttttagaaaaatgtATCTGAATTATGTTacccataattttaagatcaaacCTCGTacttgtaatatttgtaaaacgCACCATAAAGCTGGTGCTATCATTTATTTTCATTAGCTAAGTGAGGGAAGAAAGCACTCTTCGGTATCTGATTAATATAGCGATTATAGAATATAAAATTTGACGTCGCGGATTGCTTTGATCTCGCCTCTCAAGCATTTATGTATATATGAATGGGTTGTGAAAAATAAGCTATCAGGAGGGCAAGACAATGGTTCATTCAAACAGATCCATTTATCTAGAGTGCAGCATTCCTGTTAAGTAATATTAGAGTTTGGCATTCATAACAAACTATACAACGCGTTACACTTTCTAAGACTATATTTTTTCATCGGGGATTGCCTTGTTTCTCAGATCACAGGCTCTCGTCGTTTAGAAAAAGGAAGAAGAATGTCTCAAGCGACACGGCTTCCCAGGTTCCCCCAGAGATATGCCATTGTGGCCGCCAGGAAGCTCTCGAACCTGCGAAGTATAGAATAACACgtcttttttttctcctataGATTTCAAAAGCAGAGATCTCTGTTCTTGAATGTAGCCGCTCTTCATGCGAAACGCCAAAGCACGTTGTTAAAGTAAGTgcgtattaaaacaataaaaaagaatCGTATTTAATATCAGGGTATTTCCCAAAGTGCTCGTATTTTGCTTTTCTcgcttcattttttattttattttcttctaGATGATGTCACTTGCGGCATTTAAGGAGAAAGGGGGGATGGTCCCAAGAGGGAGTCCGTTTTTGCTGGACCGCTGAGAGACTTCAATACCTATGCGATCACTATCACAGTGGCGGTGAATATATCTGCAGCCATTGCCATTAATTTAGCTGTCAAAGTTTTAATTAAGCTCCATACATAAGGTGGGAACGAAATAAAATATCACTCACTCTAGTCCTTTGTGCAAAATGCCActctaacaaaacaaaaaaacatatattttcatataatTTATTGGTGACATTCCTCCAGATGTTTAGCTTTCAGTGTCAAACAATGCCGTTTTAATGCATTACTCAGCTTACAGTGTTCAATACATATGACATTTATCAAAACTATGCTTCAGAGTTGATGCCATTACATATATTTAGACTCAATTTTGTATTAAGAAATAGAAAACTGAAGAGTCTACTCTTACGGGATTGTTCGATAGTTCAAAGATAACAGTGTTATTCTAAAAATGGTAACTATTAATCTCTTCTGAAGAAAATCTTTGATATTTGGAAGTGTAGAAACTATGTCATCAATAACTTAAAAacatataaacaaaataaatatgtattacaTTAGTAATATACAAAGTACTCCTGATTGCAGTTTAAGAACAGTAGCTATCACATGTAAGTTAAAAAGCATCTGTTTTATGTGTATGGATCTTTGTTTTTCTACTTTATACTTCAATAAGGAAAAAGTGCTTGTCTGTACACCACCTATAAAGCCGTAGTCCAATACATAACACATCGTCGGCATTGTCAAGCACTTGTACAACATCCTAATTTATGATTACAAACATTTACTCTATGTTATCTTGCtcacataaaaaagtaaatgACTGTACAGCTATGTACAATAATTACATGTCTTTAGCAGACTTTAAAAAGTGTGAACATGAAAAAAACGCAAAAGACAAAACTTTCAGTAGTGTTAAATTTGGTCACATGAACCTATTTGGACTGTCTTTGTGTTTCAGAAGCTGGGctttaaatgtgaaattcatTCATTCTCTGCTCTTCTTGCCACATAGTTCCCCAAAAGGAAAATCATCCTCTCCCAAGAAAATTGTTCCATTGACTCCTTTGGATTCTCAGTGGCTTTGGATCTCTTTCCCATCTGTGTCAAGAGAGTCTTAAATGTCAGCCCTTCTGCTGTGGCCCTTGGAGCCCCTGTGTCGTCGCCTTCTGCGTTCTGCCCGACCGACAGGGGCTCTGTGAGAGCCCGTCTGGTGCCGCTGGCTCTCTCTGAGCTTGCGCACCATCTCATGGTCCTTGTTGCCCAGAACACGGGGCAGGAAGAGAGAAGCTTTGTCCGTGCTCCTTGTCTTAAAGCCCCTCCTGGGCCGGCCTTTCCCGTTGATGGACACGTACCACTGCCTCTTAGAACTGGCACGCCGCTTGCCGCCCCCTGCTCCGGACCCTGTTGGTGGAGGCTGGGTGGTAGCATGGTGCCTTGATGCGTAGGTGTTGTAGCCTAGCTCATGAATGCGCTCCAGAAACTCACACTCTCGGTTGAAGACTTCCTGAAAgggttaaaataaatgttaatactTAGACACTTAACACTAGAAACTTTAGATGTTTCTTTAACTAGAAGACTTGGTCCTGTAACCTGGCAAAAGTTTGAAACTTGTATGTGGTTATCTGCTAACTAGAAATTTCAGTGACAAGGTCCCCAGTGAGGGAAACAAAACTCAGTAATCAAACTCTCAGTAACCTAGCAGCATGTGGGCATACTCGTTCCGCATGAAAAACACCACCATGTGGCGATAGCCTCAAATAGCCCTTCTTGTTATCTGATCCCACAGCTAGCCGAATTTCAGCTACTTGATTTTCCGACGTGACATAACACTTACTGAAGCATACAGACGTCCTTTCTCATTCATAGCCAGGTATCTTCCCGAAAACAGGCCCTTGATCGCCACAACACCGACATCCACAGCTGTGATCTCGAGTATACCTAGAAAAAGAGTGGAGCACTAGTTAAAAATTGGGAAAATCATTTACTATTGCTTTTCAAAATAACGTAAAAACTTGTAGGATTCAATACAAGGTCAGTCGAGTTCATATCATGATTGATCGTATTTTTATTCACTTATAGCCtgtatttactttattatttgtataattaattaattatataaaaagaCATAACTGTTGGAAATGTTATTGCATACATTAAACAATTAAGCTCATttactaaaatatttattaatatcaaattattttctataaataaaataattgatttaTGTCTTTAACGTTACAATCTAACCCACGTTTAATATGAAATAATTTGGCACATGAATTTATGTTTTCCAGTAAGATTAATTGTAAATGTTGTAGCATATGcagttttaaaatgttattttattcctACATAAGTTTTTCGTTGATTGAGTCACAATCTACCCAACATACGTTGTCAGGTTAGATATACAGACACTAAACGCCTCTTAAAGAGGATGTTTATTCATCCCTTTTTTCCACTGATTAATGGCTCTCCTCATTCTTCTGTTTCGAATAATCATCCTTTTACGTTGGATAAACACATCCGTTGTCTAAGTCATTATGTTAAACTGTCTGTTGAATCCTGTTTTCATATGGTAATTGTGCATGGGCACTCGGATTTGACTAATTGGAAAACTAAGACAGATAAACGAATGCTGTAATTTAAAGAACGATAATTTAGGACTGTAATGTAGGCTGTCTGACAGCGAGCTGTCTTTACGATGTAAGTTAGAGAATAAAAGTAAAATTTGGAATTTCACAATCACAAATCACAAAATAATGgaatatagatttttttcaaaatcgttgctttatttttaaaacttattttttagcTTTTAATTACAAATTGTGTTACCTTGATCTTCATTTTACGGTGGTAAGAATGCtgcttaaaatgttttatattcgTCTATTTAATAGCGGACAGGATGAATTATTGTTCGATGCTAATTATTTAATGCGCAAGGCGCATTATTTTCAGCGCACCATGTTTTCCAGTGTACATCTGCACAATTACGCAAGTCTTACGAGTTCTGAACATACTGCACAGAAATTG belongs to Garra rufa chromosome 3, GarRuf1.0, whole genome shotgun sequence and includes:
- the fgf3 gene encoding fibroblast growth factor 3, translated to MVIILLLLLLSSLDPSLQESLAPRLSRTPRAPCARGQACDPRQRRDAGGRGGVYEHLGGAPRRRKLYCATKYHLQIHPNGKIDGSLDENNPFSILEITAVDVGVVAIKGLFSGRYLAMNEKGRLYASEVFNRECEFLERIHELGYNTYASRHHATTQPPPTGSGAGGGKRRASSKRQWYVSINGKGRPRRGFKTRSTDKASLFLPRVLGNKDHEMVRKLRESQRHQTGSHRAPVGRAERRRRRHRGSKGHSRRADI